From one Syngnathoides biaculeatus isolate LvHL_M chromosome 12, ASM1980259v1, whole genome shotgun sequence genomic stretch:
- the npas4l gene encoding neuronal PAS domain-containing protein 4-like: MVPHRSTKGASKARRDHINYEIRNMRALLPIPSEDQERLSYLHSMAAVCTYIRKTVLFQGLPSGEALPRSFPKEAFLQALHGFILVTTVQGRLVYMSENVSEYLGLSMVDVLQGDSIYDMVERRDIEMIESILKGYNENTTSSEASFVCSMQTSKTFKPQRNSCTTLVRGSFQFFTEPCPSSSPISIRGKPLFVALCTPTVDRLIGVESHLCPSFDSVHTLDMSFTRLSDSVSYFLGYSAEELVGQSWYSLVHPQDLAFTVNHHRHLLQADESLQVQMVLRLQCKDLSWTWSYICANKESQCQTTYVYCTHFIISETEGKYLQRKTSDDPLRPSSPTESQKAESNPSRGFKRQRNPNSQSEETCSKARVECDKDLHDGDSPPPPLEDSPVLFTPPYSPASSSSTVQREELSLVVHTDVHRYADQLLSSPDASPSYYSYPEAALACHLAPHRSLPSQFTFDQGVFATFHPLSPASPSSPIYDFPSCASDARLVPDTLAMSDLSESSGDCALHQDDFGLLEQPQEGSLHQVHHVPQYVLHSSLPTPSHSPHSMMPDQYSQMEQTEISILAQQISSLASTFDMVGPLDLLQSVAPAECLPSSSSSCQWPGHAAPPSPIHGKLMNDGVLESLLNDLDMVSKKGSDIADFSHHQESVCTPQHFDHLSLRPTTPENLLPPNNLALVPFTLQLGCHDQTAELHQLNYSLQSNVQQDGLAEEKLY, translated from the exons ATGGTTCCTCACAGATCAACCAAAGGAGCATCCAAAGCTCGGCGGGACCACATCAATTATGAGATCAGGAATATGCGAGCTCTCCTTCCCATCCCCTCGGAGGATCAGGAGCGCCTCTCCTACCTGCACTCGATGGCTGCTGTGTGCACCTACATCAGGAAGACGGTTCTCTTCCAGG GACTCCCCTCCGGTGAGGCTCTCCCCCGCTCTTTTCCCAAGGAGGCCTTTCTCCAGGCCTTGCACGGTTTCATCCTGGTCACTACTGTCCAAGGGAGGCTGGTCTACATGTCTGAAAATGTATCGGAATATCTCGGCCTTTCCATG GTAGACGTCCTTCAAGGAGACAGCATATATGATATGGTGGAGCGCAGGGATATTGAAATGATCGAGTCCATCCTGAAGGGGTACAATGAAAATACCACATCATCAG AGGCGAGTTTTGTATGTAGCATGCAGACCTCCAAGACCTTCAAGCCACAGCGTAACAGCTGCACCACGCTGGTTCGAGGCAGCTTCCAGTTCTTCACGGAGCCgtgcccctcctcctcccccatctCTATTAGAGGCAAGCCCCTCTTTGTGGCCCTGTGCACCCCCACAGTGGACCGCCTCATCGGCGTGGAGTCGCACTTGTGCCCCAGTTTCGACAGCGTGCACACGCTTGACATGAGCTTCACTCGACTCTCAGACAG tgtttcatattttttgggcTACTCAGCAGAAGAATTGGTTGGGCAATCATGGTACAGCCTAGTCCACCCCCAAGATTTAGCTTTCACTGTGAATCATCACAGACATTTAT TACAAGCAGACGAGAGCCTGCAAGTGCAGATGGTGCTAAGACTACAGTGCAAAGATCTGTCTTGGACCTGGAGCTACATTTGTGCTAACAAAGAGTCTCAGTGCCAGACTACATATGTCTACTGCACTCACTTCATCATCAG TGAAACAGAAGGCAAATATCTGCAGAGGAAAACGAGCGATGATCCTTTGAGGCCATCATCACCGACGGAGAGCCAAAAGGCAGAGAGTAACCCCTCCAGAGGTTTTAAGAGGCAGAGGAATCCAAACAGCCAAAGTGAGGAGACATGTTCCAAAGCCAGGGTGGAGTGTGATAAAGACCTCCATGATGGAGATAGCCCCCCTCCTCCTTTAGAGGACAGCCCTGTGCTTTTCACCCCTCCCTACAGCCCCGCGTCCTCCAGCTCCACTGTGCAGCGGGAGGAGCTGAGCCTCGTCGTCCACACGGATGTGCACAGATACGCCGATCAGCTGCTGTCCTCCCCGGACGCTTCTCCGTCCTACTACTCCTACCCCGAGGCCGCGCTCGCCTGCCACCTTGCACCTCACCGCTCCCTGCCCTCACAGTTCACCTTTGATCAGGGAGTGTTCGCCACTTTCCATCCTCTCTCTCCAGCCTCCCCCTCCTCTCCAATCTACGATTTCCCATCTTGTGCATCCGATGCCAGATTAGTTCCAGACACCTTGGCCATGTCTGACTTGAGTGAGAGCTCTGGGGACTGCGCCTTGCATCAAGATGACTTTGGCCTATTGGAGCAGCCACAAGAGGGCAGCCTCCACCAAGTGCATCATGTGCCACAGTACGTGCTACATTCCAGTCTTCCCACCCCCAGCCATTCCCCTCATTCCATGATGCCTGACCAGTACAGCCAGATGGAACAGACTGAGATCAGCATTCTGGCTCAGCAGATCTCCTCGTTGGCTTCGACGTTTGACATGGTCGGCCCCCTCGATCTGCTCCAAAGTGTGGCCCCCGCTGAATGCctgccctcttcctcctcatcgtGTCAGTGGCCCGGCCACGCTGCTCCCCCCTCTCCCATTCACGGTAAACTGATGAATGATGGTGTTTTAGAGAGTCTCCTCAATGATCTGGACATGGTCTCAAAGAAAGGCTCTGACATTGCTGACTTTAGCCACCATCAGGAAAGTGTGTGTACACCCCAACACTTTGATCATCTCAGCCTCAGGCCGACCACCCCGGAGAACTTGTTACCTCCAAACAACCTTGCCTTAGTTCCCTTCACtttgcagttgggatgccacgACCAAACCGCTGAGTTGCATCAACTCAACTATTCACTGCAGAGTAACGTGCAGCAAG atggacTTGCTGAGGAAAAGCTGTACTGA